gggtgtatataccacacatattctttatccagtctatcactgatgggcatttgggttggttccaggtccttTGCTCTTGCAAACTGTGCCGCAGTGAgcatatctgtgcatgtgtccttgTAATTGGATGAATTATaaccctttggctatatacccggtaatgagatagctgggtccaatggtatttctggttctagatgcttgaggaatcgccacacggacttccacaatggttgaactgatttacactctcacagacgttgtaaaagtgtttctgtatcttcacagccttgccagcatctgttgtttcctgactttttaataatcgcatacgaaatcttctcaatatgtaatatcacatagccacagctctcaagaaagaaatctgtagacAGTGTTATCTTTTCAGGAGAAAGCTTTGACTGCTTTCATGGCTGGTTGTATTACACGTTTACGACAATGAGGTTTTTCCTGGAGCTTCACTACAAGTCGTAAAGTCTTTCTCATAATGTACCTATGGAGACTACCTAGAAAAATGTGGTCTCTGACTGGTGCTGGTAAGGTGGTGACAAgatatctaacaaataaagtgaccgtacttgactattttccaaagtttactaTTTCGGGGTCAGCTTAAGAACCTCACTGCCCGCCTTTGCCCTCACAAGTAATTAGCATGTGCCTAAATAAAGTTGAAGCCAGCTAGCTCCACTATTCCAAGCAGATACTGTCTAGGGTCTAGTCTCTGGAAGTATAAAGTACAGAGCTTACAAGTACAGCTACGCGAAAAGTTGTACCCAAGCTAGAAAGGCTTAAATGATCAATTGATggatttgtgtttcctctggaagggggtacaaagcagagcgctaatacacatatatagggtagaagagttcagggcttttatggacggcacacagctaggtgtcttcaaagaggtgcaccagggaagcctcactgggctcccGTAGGGCGTCAATGGCCGCCCTCTGGAAGCGCACGTCCCGGATGATGTGCTGCCCGATCTTGCGCATCGggcgctggaagggcagcttgaggaggtgaagctgcgtggacttctggtactttctgattttgcgcactgccaggcctgtagcggtgaggcttcttgatccctccTGTAGGCGGCGCCCTCTTGCCGGCGGCTGCAGTGGCCAGGGTCTTCGTGGCGCCTGCCAGGCTGTGGCTTTGCCTGGCcacaatggtgaaacctcctctctactttaaagaatacaaatttctcctggcgtggtggcgcgcacagttgctccaagctactctggaggctgagtcaggagagttgcttgggcccaggaggcagaggctgcagtgagctgccatcaggccactgcaatccagtctgggggacagagggagactctgtctcgaaaataaataaataatatgcaatacaatacaatacaacagcagaacacagaaatcatattttcatattccccacacccagcccagtctatttcagagtatgtgataaaccacttgtttccctatgagttagagatttttttctcagacgtttaagttttctaatgtgcaacttcataaaaggtctcatttttaccctcattgttttctttattgttgtgaaatgtgaactttgcgattctgtgaggaatccagaattctgaaatgccccCGGCATTTCCCGCCCCGCCCTCCCCAGAGcctagccctgcctctgcccctcccttgggTGCGGACGGAACCTCGAATTGAGGAGCCCGCCCAAAGCCCTGATTAGATTAGGATTACCCTGAAACAATAGCTGTTAAGGGCTGGGTCTAATTCAATCGTCTGTGCTCTTTATTTgggactgaacctccctgagattccattcccctgtgggtgattcctcagccctggaggtgcagacccagggagctgcacggcccagacctgggcaacacctgtaagagctcagagcatcctcccggcagctggcagaacaaacaagtgggccTGGGTTTCACATACCTGAGGAATTGGATTCTGCCACGAACTCGAATCAGATCGACGCCAGATTCTTCTCAGGTGAAGGCAACGACCCCACAGACAGACCCATCCTGGAGGTCcctcgtgtgactctgagcaggaggcagtcacttggcctagtagaacttctgagctgtgagccggggtttgttttcaatatccaaaattggtgagaatttcttctgcattcatctaaaactaataaactctccatccacaggtttctccatattgtggaagtgagataaagcagtgtgtgtgtttgtgtgtgggaaggggaggcagggagctgtgtcCACTTGTGACTAATCTATGGCTCGCCAGAAACATAgcagccaaaatctttgaaagtttctgggctgtgggtcggcgggccagtgggatggcagacgaggaagaagaccccacctttgaggaaggaaatgaagaaattggaggaggtgcagaaggtggacagggtaaaagaaagagacttttttctaaagaattgcgatgtatgatgtatggctttggggatgaccagaatccttatactgagtcagtggatattcttgaagatcttgtcataaagtatatcactgaaatgactcacaaggcaatgtcaattggaagacaaggtcgagtacaagttgaagatatcatcttcttgattcgaaaggacccaaggaagtttgccagggtgaaagacttgcTTACTATGAATGAAGAATTGAAACGAGCTAGAAAAGCATTCGATGAAGCAAATTACGCATCTTGacactttttgtagattctgaaaattaccatctggggaaaccagatatcataattgtatattttctaaagtaaggttctgatatctagccgtgtaaatgaaagatggagaaacagagagttttcagcctttctttttatgcttttgattttagagtgATATTGGTGCATGTCGTTGCCTGCCTTTGTATTACCATACTTTAATCACTTACCGGGTTTTAATGACCACGCATAAGTCAAAGTACCTTGCAAACCGTGTCGTTCCTTCTGACTTTTGACTATCTGAAGGATAAAGTCGTATTTGCGTGTTAGGTATGTTTACGCCCTTGTAACCTTGTGAGCTATactgtagcttttttctttttctttttctttttttttttttttttcagagggagtctcgctgtgtcgccaggctggggtgcaggggcgtgatctcggctgactgcgggctccgcctcccgggttcgggtgattctccttcctgggcctctcgggttcctgggaagtgcaggcgcctgccaccatgcctggctaacttttcgtatttttggtggtgacggggtttcgccatgttggccaggatggtttcgatctctgaacctcgtgatccgcctgcctcggcctcccacggtgctgggactgcaggcgccagccaccgagcctggcctactgtagctatttaatatgtgaaatcGAAATGGCATTTCTGACTTGACAGCTGAGGCTTGTACTTCATGTATTCTGAAGTTTTTAGACAACAACTAGTTTACTGTCTAGTTcattattaaagagaatgaactaggccgggcgtggtggctcgtgcctgtaatcccagcactttgggaggccgaggcgggcggatcacgaagtcaggagttcgagaccatcctggctaacacggtgaaaccccgtctctactaaaaatacaaaaaattagccgggcgcagtggcgggtgaccgtagtcccagctactcgggaggctgaggccggagaatggcgtctacgcgggaggaggggcttgcggtgagccgagatcgctgcactgccctccagcctggtcggcagagcgagacgc
The sequence above is drawn from the Symphalangus syndactylus isolate Jambi chromosome 20, NHGRI_mSymSyn1-v2.1_pri, whole genome shotgun sequence genome and encodes:
- the LOC134735334 gene encoding transcription initiation factor TFIID subunit 13-like gives rise to the protein MADEEEDPTFEEGNEEIGGGAEGGQGKRKRLFSKELRCMMYGFGDDQNPYTESVDILEDLVIKYITEMTHKAMSIGRQGRVQVEDIIFLIRKDPRKFARVKDLLTMNEELKRARKAFDEANYAS